A portion of the Oxynema aestuarii AP17 genome contains these proteins:
- a CDS encoding sulfotransferase domain-containing protein, translating into MATREIPTDYLDYFPPIEHPTYQTGEATPGYIIQPHLAQSLRHWFPDIKIIILLRNPVQRTISDFYQRQNISDPTFTQTLDGVTHIDLAKVDVIADQLYTDLKTGVSWLQCLLKQQTIVQTDISLNLARNLAFSQYIRYFPQWFEQFPREQILVLPSEDLFQNPPATLQQIYTFLGLEHHRLPEYRNLNPRQYNAISPEFNQQLTEYFRPYNQQLEDYLGQNFNW; encoded by the coding sequence TTGGCAACAAGGGAAATTCCCACCGATTATCTGGATTATTTTCCACCCATCGAACATCCCACTTATCAAACCGGAGAAGCCACCCCCGGATACATCATTCAACCCCACCTCGCCCAATCTCTGCGCCACTGGTTTCCAGACATTAAAATCATTATCCTGCTGCGAAATCCCGTCCAACGCACCATCTCAGACTTTTATCAGCGCCAAAACATCAGCGACCCCACTTTTACCCAAACCCTTGACGGCGTAACCCACATTGATTTAGCCAAAGTTGATGTCATAGCCGACCAACTTTATACCGACCTAAAAACAGGGGTTAGCTGGCTGCAATGTTTGCTCAAACAACAGACCATTGTTCAAACTGACATTAGTTTAAACCTAGCTCGTAACCTTGCCTTTAGCCAGTATATCCGCTATTTTCCCCAGTGGTTCGAGCAGTTTCCCAGAGAACAGATTCTCGTCCTTCCCAGCGAAGACTTATTTCAGAATCCCCCCGCCACCCTGCAACAGATTTACACCTTTTTAGGACTGGAACATCACCGTTTACCGGAATATCGCAATCTTAATCCGCGACAGTATAACGCCATTAGCCCAGAGTTCAATCAACAGCTTACGGAATATTTCCGCCCCTATAACCAGCAACTCGAAGATTATCTCGGACAAAACTTCAACTGGTAG
- a CDS encoding Uma2 family endonuclease encodes MSQSTATVPLVEFLAQSNIESSPAWELIDGRVVQKPMPTLFHSRLQRNLVNTINNRADGFEAIQELRCIIPPYSPVPDIAVIAEERLSDEDEPFNGAPDWLIEIRSPDQGTLDLQNKILHCLSNGTQLAWLIDCQRQQIWVWEGENLPIIYSGADVLPDLGLGLELTVDRILAMTRQKS; translated from the coding sequence ATGTCACAGTCAACCGCAACCGTTCCTTTGGTAGAATTTTTGGCTCAATCGAATATTGAGTCCTCTCCAGCATGGGAATTAATTGATGGGAGGGTTGTTCAAAAGCCTATGCCAACTCTGTTTCATTCACGCTTGCAACGTAATCTGGTCAATACTATCAATAATCGCGCCGATGGGTTTGAAGCCATTCAAGAATTACGCTGTATTATTCCACCTTATTCCCCCGTCCCCGATATTGCTGTCATTGCTGAGGAAAGACTTTCGGATGAGGATGAGCCATTCAATGGCGCTCCAGATTGGCTGATTGAAATTCGCTCTCCTGACCAGGGGACTTTAGACTTACAAAATAAGATTCTCCACTGTCTCAGTAATGGGACGCAACTGGCTTGGTTAATCGATTGTCAACGCCAGCAGATTTGGGTTTGGGAAGGGGAGAATTTACCAATTATTTATTCGGGTGCAGATGTTTTACCCGATCTTGGTCTAGGTCTAGAGCTTACGGTGGATCGCATTTTGGCAATGACTCGACAAAAGTCGTGA